One part of the Pseudoliparis swirei isolate HS2019 ecotype Mariana Trench chromosome 6, NWPU_hadal_v1, whole genome shotgun sequence genome encodes these proteins:
- the LOC130195723 gene encoding ras association domain-containing protein 8-like gives MELKVWVDGVVRVVCGLSEETSCQDVVIALAQAIGQTGRYVLIQRLRDTERQLLATEKPLESLAKLGQHGGEVQFFLRRTGPSSSDGLISKQERPSPPPLPKLPEPEPSKRNQPKKALTFNLGPSTSPRNKQLQRSARDSPEQRASPSPSPSPVSSHVPSPSPSPSPPAGPAKEEVFRKVLQQQERLRAMEAQLEALERESHTWERRYPSPCPSPVSDAHLQEEMDTLELEVRRNQAELAHEQYWEEELQAEVERDRGMRKKLGELHGKLDDCGRRLHDFSVRSAQLEQEIQRESQTERKANCPEESLDAIKAQLKSQENHRTELEEQLSETDKAVGKAVSLMQAKQDELEDLNKELRQCNLQQFIQQTGVLPAHTHSRTELQEQLEQLELAHLLQVGYRNGGLSVTQLDSPPRPTAKQFLGHPRNLQNPLVSSLNPEVLTSRESSWR, from the exons ATGGAGCTCAAAGTGTGGGTGGACGGAGTGGTGCGGGTGGTGTGCGGCCTGTCTGAGGAGACGTCGTGCCAGGATGTGGTCATCGCTCTGGCCCAGGCCATTG GTCAGACAGGCCGTTATGTTCTGATCCAGCGTCTTCGGGATACAGAAAGGCAGCTGTTGGCCACAGAGAAGCCTCTGGAGTCTCTGGCTAAGTTAGGCCAACATGGAGGCGAAGTCCAGTTCTTCCTGCGCCGTACCGGCCCGAGCAGCAGTGACGGACTCATCTCAAAACAGGAGAGGCCGAGCCCCCCTCCACTACCCAAGCTCCCTGAGCCAGAGCCTTCCAAACGCAACCAGCCTAAGAAAGCACTCACCTTTAACCTCGGGCCATCCACCTCTCCCAGAAACAAACAGTTACAGAGGTCTGCTCGGGACTCTCCAGAGCAAAgagcctccccctccccttcgcCAAGCCCTGTTTCCTCTCATGTGCCGTCACCAtctccatcaccatcaccacctgcAGGCCCAGCCAAAGAGGAGGTGTTCAGGAAGGTTCTTCAGCAACAGGAAAGACTGAGGGCCATGGAGGCCCAGCTAGAAGCTCTCGAGAGGGAGTCACATACCTGGGAGCGTCGCTACCCATCTCCGTGCCCATCACCAGTTTCTGACGCTCACTTGCAGGAAGAGATGGACACTTTGGAGCTAGAGGTGCGGAGGAACCAGGCCGAGCTGGCCCACGAGCAGTActgggaggaggagcttcaggcAGAGGTGGAGAGGGACCGAGGAATGAGAAAGAAGCTGGGGGAGCTCCACGGCAAGCTCGACGACTGCGGGCGCCGGCTCCACGACTTCTCTGTTCGCTCGGCTCAGCTGGAGCAAGAGATCCAGCGGGAAAGTCAGACGGAAAGGAAAGCCAACTGTCCCGAGGAATCCCTCGATGCCATTAAGGCGCAGCTCAAGAGCCAGGAGAATCACCGGACAGAGCTGGAGGAGCAACTGTCTGAGACTGACAAGGCTGTGGGGAAGGCAGTGTCTCTGATGCAG GCCAAGCAGGATGAGCTGGAGGATTTGAATAAGGAGCTGAGGCAATGTAACCTGCAGCAGTTTATACAACAGACAGGTGTCCTGCCAGCGCACACCCACTCACGCACCGAGCTTCAGGAGCAACTGGAGCAGTTGGAACTTGCACATCTTCTGCAAGTTGGGTACAGGAACGGAG GCCTCAGTGTAACTCAACTGGACTCACCGCCGCGCCCCACTGCCAAACAGTTCCTGGGACATCCACGCAACCTGCAAAACCCTCTGGTGTCCAGTCTCAACCCtgagg TCCTGACATCCCGAGAGTCGTCATGGAGATAA